In Oenanthe melanoleuca isolate GR-GAL-2019-014 chromosome 9, OMel1.0, whole genome shotgun sequence, the following are encoded in one genomic region:
- the OSTN gene encoding osteocrin, with protein MLQLQLVVVHLALVIALLWWNSSSVLLAEAAPEPLEPSAALGMGANPIASEEKSSTNLAAKLLLLDDLVSLENEVTETKKKRSFPGFGSPIDRISSSSVDSKGKQRKVLELPKRRFGVPLDRIGVSHLGNTRG; from the exons atgctgcagctccagctcgtGGTGGTGCATTTGGCCCTGGTGATTGCCCTGCTGTGGTGGaactccagctctgtgctcctggcagaggcagctccagag cctCTGGagccttctgctgctctgggcatggGAGCAAATCCCATTGCCAGTGAAGAGAAGTCATCCACCAACCTGGCAGCCAAACTGCTCCTTCTTGATGACTTGGTGTCTCTGGAGAACGAGGTGACTGAGaccaagaagaaaagaagcttCCCAGGATTTGGCTCCCCAATTGACAGAATTTCTTCATCCTCTGTGGATTCTAAAGGCAAACAGAG GAAAGTGCTTGAGCTGCCAAAGAGAAGGTTTGGGGTTCCTCTGGACCGGATTGGAGTGAGCCACCTCGGCAACACCAGGGGTTAG